In Tepidamorphus gemmatus, the genomic stretch CGCCGCACCGACGACGGCGACCAGGGTGCCGACGCCGACCACGAACAGCCGGCTGCCGAACACGTAGCCGCGTGTCAGATCGGGCCGTCCGGCCTCGGTGTACTCGGCGATGAAGCGCTGTCCCGCCGTCGGGAAGCCAAGCGGGATCAGGCCGCCGACCAGCACCAGCGTGACGAATGCGAAGGCAAAGATGCCGTACTCGTGCGAGCCGAGCCAGCGCGCCAGCAGGATCTGCGAGACGAGCGCCAGGGCGGCGCTGGAGGCGCGGATGAAGAAGGCGATGAATGCCGTGCGCTGGGCGAGCGTCCGGTCGTCCTCGGCCCGTACGATCGCCCCCAGCATCTCACGCAGCTGTGTCGCGAACCGGGCCAATCCGGTCGCCTCGTTCCGGTTGTCGGCCGGAGCAGACTGATGCACGCTCTCGCTTCCCGTTCGGCAGCCCGGCTGCGGGGCCTCCTGCAGCATGCCCGACGAGCGCTTAAGAAACGGTTCCGGGAGCCGGACGGTCGGCCGTCAGGCCGAGAACCCGCCGGAGTCGAGATAGCGCTGTTCCTCGGGCGTGGTCGCCCGGCCGAGAATGACGTTGCGATGCGGAAAGCGGCCGAAACGGCGGATCGCATCCATGTGGACCAGCGCCCAGTAATAGGCGTCCTGATCGCCGGTGGCGCGGAACAGGTCGCAGCTGCGCTCCTGCACCCTCATGTCCTCGCTGTGCTCGAACGGCATGTAGAAGAACTGTCTCGCCGGCATCGGATAGGCCCGGTCGAACCCGGCCGCGACCGCACGCTCGGCCACTGCAAGCGCGCGGGCGTCCTGGGCGAAGGCGCGCGGCGTTCCGCGGTAGATGTTGCGCGACAGCTGGTCGAGCACGATGATCAGCGCCAGCGCCCCGCTCGGCGTCGCCTCCCAGTCGGCGAGACCACCCGCTGCGGCATGTTCGAGCAGATCGAGGAAGCGCTCGCGACACGCGCCGTCGAATGCGTCACCGCCGGCAAACCAGCGCGACGCACCGGCCCTCCACCAGAAGTCCAGGACGTCGAACTGGGTCGGCAGCGCAGTCATCCTCGCCTCCGGGGCATGGGTCGCGAACCGCCTGTCGGCCCGCCGCCGGTCACAGCCTGACGTCGCCGGACTGGATCCGCCGGTAAAGATCGCGGTCGAGCCGCACGAACCGTTCCGTGGTGGGGTCATTGAAATAGATGTCGTCGCCGACCCGGTCGGGATCGAATCCCTCGGCGCGCAGCTCGACCTTCTTCTGCTTGAAGGTTCCCGTCACCTCGATCTCCTTGCGGATACGCAGGAACAGCGGCCGGGCATAGGACGGCAGCCGCGCCGTCAGGTGCTCGCGCAGCGCCCCCAGATCGAGATCCTCGTCGGCCACCACCGCGGCCATGCCGGCGCGTCCGTCCTGGCCATCCACCGTCACGCCGTAGACATTGGCCTCGCGGATGCCGGGAAAGACGGTGATCGTTTCGGCGACCTCGGAGGTCGAGACATTCTCCCCCTTCCAGCGGAAGGTGTCGCCGATCCGATCGACGAAGTAGAAGTATCCCAGCCTGTCCTTGCGCATCAGGTCGCCGGTACGGAACCAGGCATCGCCCTTCTCGAAGACGTCACGCAGCACCTTTCGCTCCGTCTCCTTCGGATCGGCATAGCCGTCGAACCGCTGCGCCGGCGCCTTCGGGTCGATCAGGATGCGTCCGATCGCCTCGCCGACCTCGTCAGGCCCACATTCGATGCAGAAACCGTCGGCGCCGCGCACGACCTTCTCCGACTCCACGTCGAAGCGGACGATCTTGGTCATGAAGCGCCTTTCGAGCCATTTCGGGATGCGACCGACGGCGCCCGGCTTGCCGTCGAGGTTGAACAGCGTGACGTTGCCCTCCGTCGCCGCATACCATTCGATGATCTGCGGGATGCGGAAGCGGGTCTTGAAGTCCATCCAGATGTCGGGCCGCAGCCCGTTGCCGTTGCACAGCCGGATCTTGTGGCGCGATTCGTTGGGATTCGTCGGCGCGTTGAGCAGGTAGCGGCACAGTTCGCCGATGTACTGGAACATCGTGCAGTCGTGGGCGACGATGTCGTCCCAGAACTGCCTGGCCGAGAACTTCTCGCGCACGAAACAGGACCCGCCGGCCATCAGCGCAATGCCGGGCGCGATCACGCCGCCGGCGGTGTGATACATCGGCTGCGCGACGTAGATCCGGTCGCTCGCCTTCGAATTGCACAGCGCGGCGAAGCCCGCCATGATCGCCTGGATGCGGTAATGATTGATCACCGCTGCCTTCGGCAGCCCGGTCGTTCCGGAGGTGTAGATGTACAGCGCCGGGTCGTCGATGGTGAGCCCCGGCAGCTCTGACCGCGGCAGCGCCTCGCCGGTGAACTGCTCGAGGGCATAGTCGATCCGCTCCCGGCCCGAGGCGGTCCGTCCCGACACCCATGCCTGCGGCCCACCCGTCAGCAACGGCTCGGCCGTCTCGTAGGCGCCGATCAGCTCGGCACCGACGATGACATGGCGGGCGCCGACGATGTTGATGCAGTGCGCCAGCGCTGCCCCGGTCAGGTTTGTGTTGAGCAGCGCACAGATGCCACCGACCCGTATGATGCCCATCCACACGGCGAGATACTCGGGCTGGTTGGAGAGCAGCAGCGCAACCGTATCGCCCTTGCCGATGCCGGCCGCGCGCGCCCATTGCGCATACTGGTTCGAGCGGGCGAGCAAGCCGCGGTAGGTCAGGCTACGGCTCTCGTCGAGAATCGCGACGCTGTCGGCATGCTGCGCCGCCAGATCGTCGAGGACGTCGGGAAATGTCCGGGTCCGGTTCCTGGCGATCGGCGTGACACGCCTGAGGATACGCAGCGCACCTGCGGCGTAGAGATACTCGCTGCGCAGCCGTTCGATGAGCCCCATATCCTCCCCCGGATCATGGTCGTCGCGCCACTCAACCGGAATTTGCGAGCTGGTTCTTGGCGAAAGGTGCTCGTCCTGTTGCCTCATTGAGTACCACCCTGCTGCGGCGAATGGAACCGGTCGCGATTTGACATCGCGGCGGCAGAATGGTTCCCATCCCCGGTCAGCGGCAAAGGAGACGACATGGTGGCGGAGCTCGACGTGAAGGGCCTGCTGTGCCCGCTACCGGTGCTGAAGGCGCGCAAGGCGCTGCAGGGGCTTGAGCCCGGCGATCTTCTCGCGGTCGAGGCAACCGATCCCGCCTCCGTCATCGACATTCCGCACTTCTGCGCGGAGTCGGGCCACCATCTCGTCGAGCAGACGCGCGCAGGTCCGATCTACCGGTTCCTGATCCGCCGCAAGGACGGATGAGAGCGGCCCGGGCAGGAGACCGATTCAGCGCAGCGGATTGGGCCGCGGCTCGAACGGATTGACCATCGGCCGCGGCTTTGCCATCGTCGACACCGGCGTTGCCGGCGGCGCCGGCACGGCGGGGCCGGTCGGCGACGCCTGACGGAAGGGATTGGGCCGTGGCAGCGGTACATCGAAGGCCACCAGAGGATCGGTCGCCACCCGCGCCGCCGGCAGACCCATGACCGGTGCGGAGGCAAGCGCAAGGACGCCAGCGCCGGCATTGTCGATGATGCGTGCGCCATCTGCCTCCGAGGGTCTGCCTGCCGCTACCGTCGTCGCCTCCGTTCCGAACGAAAGGATCTCCGGCGGCGCCTTCTTCTTCTGGCAGACATACGGACTGACATCGATGGGCGCGCCGACGTTCACCGGACGGTGCAGGCTGTCCAGCGTCGTGCGGTTGCCCGACAACAGCCCGAAGCTGCCCGTGCCGGCGGCGAACCCCGCCTCGAGCAGCCCGGCCGTCACCTCGTTGCGCTGCGCCGCGGTCATGCCGCCGAGTACCACCGCAACCAGCCGGCGTCCGCCGCGCGTTGCGGTAGCGACGATGTTGAAGCCTGAGGCACAGATATAGCCGGTCTTCATGCCGTCGGCGCCCTGGAAGCGGCCGATCAGCTTGTTGTGATTGGTCATCACCGCCTGGCCGACCCGGATCGATTCGATGTCGAAGAAGCGCTGATACTGCGGAAAGTCGCGGATCAGGGCGCGAGCGAGGATGCCCATGTCGCGCGCCGTCGTGCGCTGTGCGGGATCGTGCAGTCCGTGCGGGTTGACGAAATGGCTGTCGATCATGCCAAGCCGCCGCGCGGTCGCATTCATCTCCGCGACAAAGGCCTGCTCGCTGCCGGAAATCGCCTCCCCGACGGCAACGGCGATGTCGTTCGCCGACTTCACCATCAGGATGCGGAGCGCGTACTCCAGGCTGATCTCGGTTCCCACCGCAAAGCCCATCTTGCTGGGCGGCTGCGACAGGGCGTATTCGGAGATCCTGACCGGACTGTCGAGCGAGACGCGCCCGCTGCGCACCGCGTCGAACACGACATATGCCGTGAGCAGCTTGGTCAGCGAGGCGGGATGCCAGG encodes the following:
- a CDS encoding long-chain-acyl-CoA synthetase translates to MGLIERLRSEYLYAAGALRILRRVTPIARNRTRTFPDVLDDLAAQHADSVAILDESRSLTYRGLLARSNQYAQWARAAGIGKGDTVALLLSNQPEYLAVWMGIIRVGGICALLNTNLTGAALAHCINIVGARHVIVGAELIGAYETAEPLLTGGPQAWVSGRTASGRERIDYALEQFTGEALPRSELPGLTIDDPALYIYTSGTTGLPKAAVINHYRIQAIMAGFAALCNSKASDRIYVAQPMYHTAGGVIAPGIALMAGGSCFVREKFSARQFWDDIVAHDCTMFQYIGELCRYLLNAPTNPNESRHKIRLCNGNGLRPDIWMDFKTRFRIPQIIEWYAATEGNVTLFNLDGKPGAVGRIPKWLERRFMTKIVRFDVESEKVVRGADGFCIECGPDEVGEAIGRILIDPKAPAQRFDGYADPKETERKVLRDVFEKGDAWFRTGDLMRKDRLGYFYFVDRIGDTFRWKGENVSTSEVAETITVFPGIREANVYGVTVDGQDGRAGMAAVVADEDLDLGALREHLTARLPSYARPLFLRIRKEIEVTGTFKQKKVELRAEGFDPDRVGDDIYFNDPTTERFVRLDRDLYRRIQSGDVRL
- a CDS encoding DUF924 family protein, giving the protein MTALPTQFDVLDFWWRAGASRWFAGGDAFDGACRERFLDLLEHAAAGGLADWEATPSGALALIIVLDQLSRNIYRGTPRAFAQDARALAVAERAVAAGFDRAYPMPARQFFYMPFEHSEDMRVQERSCDLFRATGDQDAYYWALVHMDAIRRFGRFPHRNVILGRATTPEEQRYLDSGGFSA
- a CDS encoding sulfurtransferase TusA family protein — protein: MVAELDVKGLLCPLPVLKARKALQGLEPGDLLAVEATDPASVIDIPHFCAESGHHLVEQTRAGPIYRFLIRRKDG
- a CDS encoding D-alanyl-D-alanine carboxypeptidase family protein, which produces MITRRRPSPPERRGRWRALLLAFAAGWSVLFAPSEGEAGPALVFDARSGEVLHAYGAYTPWHPASLTKLLTAYVVFDAVRSGRVSLDSPVRISEYALSQPPSKMGFAVGTEISLEYALRILMVKSANDIAVAVGEAISGSEQAFVAEMNATARRLGMIDSHFVNPHGLHDPAQRTTARDMGILARALIRDFPQYQRFFDIESIRVGQAVMTNHNKLIGRFQGADGMKTGYICASGFNIVATATRGGRRLVAVVLGGMTAAQRNEVTAGLLEAGFAAGTGSFGLLSGNRTTLDSLHRPVNVGAPIDVSPYVCQKKKAPPEILSFGTEATTVAAGRPSEADGARIIDNAGAGVLALASAPVMGLPAARVATDPLVAFDVPLPRPNPFRQASPTGPAVPAPPATPVSTMAKPRPMVNPFEPRPNPLR